The proteins below come from a single Streptomyces tubercidicus genomic window:
- a CDS encoding MerR family transcriptional regulator encodes MSYSVGQVAAFAGVTVRTLHHYDEIGLLQPGERNHAGHRRYGDDDLDRLQQILFYRELGFPLDEVAALVNDPDVDPQQHLRRQHDLLTARIDKLQKMAAAVENAMEARRMNVRLTPEEKFEVFGDFDPDDHAAEVEERWGHTDAYKESVRRTAAYTKEDWKRLTTELDAVHGKMADLLAQGVPADSAAPMDVAEEHRQFICGAYYDCAYEMHSCLGEMYVSDERFTATYEAIRPGLAVYLRDAILANAARHQ; translated from the coding sequence ATGAGTTATTCCGTAGGACAGGTCGCGGCTTTCGCCGGTGTGACGGTGCGCACCCTGCACCACTACGACGAGATCGGGCTGCTCCAGCCCGGCGAGCGTAACCACGCAGGTCACCGGCGCTACGGCGACGACGACCTGGACCGGCTGCAGCAGATCCTGTTCTACCGGGAGCTCGGATTTCCGCTCGATGAGGTCGCGGCCCTTGTGAACGATCCGGATGTCGACCCGCAGCAGCATCTGCGGCGCCAGCACGACCTGCTGACGGCACGGATCGACAAGCTCCAGAAGATGGCCGCCGCCGTCGAGAACGCAATGGAGGCACGCAGGATGAACGTACGGCTCACACCGGAAGAGAAGTTCGAGGTCTTCGGGGACTTCGACCCCGACGACCACGCGGCGGAGGTCGAGGAACGCTGGGGCCACACCGACGCCTACAAGGAGTCGGTGCGCAGGACGGCCGCCTACACCAAGGAGGACTGGAAGCGGCTGACGACGGAGCTCGACGCCGTCCACGGCAAGATGGCGGACCTGCTCGCCCAGGGGGTGCCCGCGGACTCCGCGGCGCCCATGGACGTCGCCGAGGAGCACCGGCAGTTCATCTGCGGTGCGTACTACGACTGCGCCTATGAGATGCACAGCTGCCTCGGCGAGATGTACGTCTCCGACGAGCGCTTCACCGCCACCTACGAGGCGATCCGGCCCGGTCTCGCCGTGTACCTGCGCGACGCGATCCTGGCCAACGCGGCTCGCCACCAGTGA
- a CDS encoding helix-turn-helix domain-containing protein, with translation MPTDEKFALVLRVVSGELTAAEAAREAAVSEQSVSNWRRQFIEGGRSGLAGEGGRDSESASRIAELVKENATLKATIGEMFIELRKYGRSAIGRVPMPQGYPRPGRRLN, from the coding sequence TTGCCGACCGACGAGAAATTCGCCCTCGTGCTCAGAGTGGTGTCCGGCGAACTGACCGCAGCGGAAGCCGCGCGGGAGGCAGCGGTCTCCGAACAGTCCGTATCCAACTGGCGTCGACAGTTCATCGAGGGAGGCCGTAGTGGTCTGGCCGGTGAGGGCGGCAGGGACTCCGAGAGCGCGTCGCGGATAGCGGAACTGGTCAAAGAAAACGCCACGCTGAAGGCCACGATAGGCGAGATGTTCATAGAACTCCGGAAGTACGGCCGGAGTGCGATCGGCCGTGTTCCGATGCCCCAGGGGTATCCTCGCCCCGGCCGGAGGCTCAACTAA
- a CDS encoding linaridin family RiPP, whose product MSELADFANAELVDVEPGRIGADATPTMVLVHNATTDIIG is encoded by the coding sequence ATGTCTGAGCTGGCTGACTTCGCCAACGCCGAGCTGGTCGACGTGGAGCCGGGGCGTATCGGTGCCGACGCGACCCCGACCATGGTCCTGGTGCACAACGCGACCACGGACATCATCGGCTGA
- the wrbA gene encoding NAD(P)H:quinone oxidoreductase gives MPVHDVHVAVIYYSSTGTVAELARLIADAAEHAGADVRLRRAAELAPQTAIDANPAWAANAAATADIMEATHEDVLWADAVIFGSPTRFGNVTSQLKQYLDTLGGLWQQGKLADKVYSGFTASATKHGGQESTLLALYHTIHHFGGILVTPGYTDPAKFADGNPYGTSHVGGPDIPLDDEARTAARIQAERVVKFTKAIKHGLSQGS, from the coding sequence ATGCCCGTGCATGACGTCCATGTCGCCGTCATCTACTACTCGTCGACCGGCACGGTCGCCGAGCTCGCCCGGCTGATCGCGGACGCCGCCGAGCACGCCGGGGCCGACGTACGACTGCGCCGGGCCGCGGAACTCGCCCCGCAGACCGCGATCGACGCCAACCCGGCCTGGGCCGCCAACGCCGCGGCCACCGCCGACATCATGGAGGCCACCCACGAGGACGTCCTCTGGGCGGACGCGGTGATCTTCGGGAGCCCCACCCGCTTCGGCAATGTGACCTCGCAGCTCAAGCAGTACCTCGACACCCTGGGCGGCCTCTGGCAGCAGGGAAAACTGGCCGACAAGGTCTACAGCGGCTTCACCGCGAGCGCCACCAAGCACGGCGGCCAGGAATCCACCCTGCTGGCGCTCTACCACACCATCCACCACTTCGGCGGCATCCTCGTGACGCCGGGCTATACGGACCCGGCGAAGTTCGCCGACGGCAATCCCTACGGCACCTCCCATGTCGGCGGCCCCGATATCCCGCTCGACGACGAGGCGCGCACCGCCGCCCGTATCCAGGCGGAGCGCGTAGTGAAGTTCACCAAAGCCATCAAACACGGCCTTTCGCAAGGCAGTTGA
- a CDS encoding alpha/beta fold hydrolase, producing MLHERPDGSRIEVTVDIPPRARRVVLLDNGMGMPHEYWDWVCGALPADMGYVRFNAPGYGLSTPTTHYGLERHFALLRELRETYTAGLPLVLAGHSLGGYFVAAYASLHPGAAEGVSAVVMADATDVAQLRNSRRSEVDRWSRHSMLMERAYALAGLSAFRPALNKNKTYRPDINRSVTAFLAEPRTWAMAYRDYRDAMTYPALTALDVPLSVITAENNHGDNAVHHAVQAKMAALSKSSRHLIIDGADHESLLTVQAYAQMVAEVIAGEPPAERTGSERRQSAGDRPAATTAAGANRS from the coding sequence ATGCTGCACGAGCGGCCGGATGGCAGCCGTATCGAGGTGACCGTCGATATTCCTCCTCGGGCCCGGCGAGTCGTCCTGCTCGATAACGGTATGGGGATGCCGCACGAATACTGGGACTGGGTCTGTGGCGCGCTTCCCGCGGATATGGGATATGTGCGGTTCAACGCTCCCGGCTACGGGCTCAGCACGCCGACCACGCATTACGGTCTGGAGCGGCACTTCGCGCTGTTGCGGGAATTGCGCGAGACGTACACCGCCGGCCTTCCGCTGGTGCTGGCCGGCCACTCCCTCGGCGGATACTTCGTCGCCGCCTATGCGTCGCTCCATCCCGGCGCGGCGGAGGGCGTGAGCGCGGTGGTCATGGCCGACGCCACCGACGTGGCCCAGCTGCGCAATTCCCGGCGCAGCGAGGTCGACCGCTGGTCCCGGCACTCGATGCTCATGGAGCGGGCCTACGCCCTGGCCGGCCTGTCGGCCTTCCGTCCCGCCCTGAACAAGAACAAGACCTACCGCCCGGACATCAACCGGAGTGTCACGGCGTTCCTGGCGGAGCCCCGCACCTGGGCGATGGCCTACCGGGACTACCGGGACGCGATGACCTATCCGGCCCTCACCGCCCTGGACGTCCCGCTGAGCGTGATCACCGCGGAGAACAACCACGGGGACAACGCCGTGCACCACGCGGTTCAGGCCAAGATGGCCGCCCTGTCGAAGAGTTCCCGGCACCTCATCATCGACGGCGCCGATCACGAGTCGCTGCTCACCGTCCAGGCGTACGCCCAGATGGTGGCAGAGGTGATCGCCGGCGAACCCCCGGCCGAGCGGACCGGATCGGAACGGCGGCAGTCCGCCGGGGACCGCCCCGCCGCCACGACCGCCGCGGGCGCGAACAGGAGTTGA
- a CDS encoding PadR family transcriptional regulator: MSAIRLLVLGAVRQHGRAHGYQVRNDLEYWGAHEWSNAKPGSIYHALKQMAKEGLLRAHDIAPSTVGGPPRTEYELTAAGGTEYFALLRAALSRYDEKADVLSAGIGFVVDLPRAEAVALLKERVRGLQEWRGTVTGYYTPKGGTGQLGHIGEIMDMWVHAADSGAAWTQGLIERIEAGAYVFVGEGEPFVGVLAEGQENPYATGGAAEPGGGDGTPRQ; encoded by the coding sequence ATGTCGGCGATCCGGCTGTTGGTACTGGGCGCCGTGCGGCAGCACGGCCGGGCGCACGGCTATCAGGTGCGCAACGACCTGGAGTACTGGGGCGCCCATGAGTGGTCCAACGCCAAACCCGGCTCGATCTACCACGCGCTCAAGCAGATGGCCAAGGAAGGGCTGCTGCGCGCCCATGACATCGCGCCCAGCACCGTCGGCGGCCCGCCGCGTACCGAGTACGAGCTGACCGCGGCGGGCGGGACGGAGTATTTCGCGTTGCTGCGGGCCGCGCTCTCCCGGTACGACGAGAAGGCCGACGTGCTCAGCGCGGGCATCGGCTTCGTCGTCGATCTGCCGCGGGCCGAGGCGGTGGCGCTGCTCAAGGAGCGGGTGCGCGGGCTCCAGGAGTGGCGCGGCACGGTCACCGGCTACTACACCCCCAAGGGCGGGACCGGACAGCTCGGCCACATCGGCGAGATCATGGATATGTGGGTGCATGCCGCGGACAGCGGCGCCGCCTGGACCCAGGGGCTGATCGAGCGGATCGAGGCCGGGGCCTATGTCTTCGTCGGTGAGGGGGAGCCGTTCGTCGGCGTACTGGCGGAGGGGCAGGAGAACCCGTACGCGACGGGTGGGGCGGCGGAGCCGGGCGGCGGGGACGGGACCCCCCGTCAGTGA
- a CDS encoding threonine/serine ThrE exporter family protein — translation MASDPHRGQRGTSGSGSSGSSDQTGPEDRKPQSDEAHSAFTPPLGVPYPPLPEDEHPTSEFALPAGLRPESPADQEGSAFTTPSGTTGQTPLPAPVGATALSVAFTPPHGIPAVSLTKEAPWQDRMRTMLRMPVHERPVPERPDRGDEETGPAVPRVLDLTLRIGEILLAGGEGAEDVEAAMFGVAHAYGLERVEPTVTFTLLSISYQPSLVDDPVTASRTVRRRGVDYTRLSAVFRLVDDIASEGITLEEAYRGLAEIRRNRHPYPSWALTVASGLLSGAASMLVGGGMLVFVAAAVGSMLGDRLAWLASGRGLPEFYQFVVAAMPPAAVGLAFALAHADVQASAVITGGLFALIPGRALVAGVHDGLTGYYITAAARLLEVGYLIVGIVVGVLSVLYIGLQLKPGLRTLNPEESLGAYNEPVVQITASMLLALAFCVLLQQERHTVAFATLNGGVAWVVYGALRYVAGINPVPATAIGAGLVGLFGQLLSRYRYASALPYVTAAIGPLLPGSATYFGLLNFAQGHLPEGLTSLVQAASLALAIAVGVNLGAEVARLFLRTPGIEEAAGGRRAAKRTRGF, via the coding sequence GTGGCGTCGGACCCACACCGCGGCCAGCGCGGCACGAGCGGCAGTGGCAGCAGCGGTTCCTCGGACCAGACCGGTCCCGAGGACCGCAAGCCTCAGTCGGACGAGGCCCATAGCGCCTTCACGCCGCCCTTGGGCGTGCCCTACCCGCCGCTTCCCGAGGACGAGCACCCCACCTCCGAGTTCGCGCTGCCCGCGGGCCTGCGCCCGGAGTCGCCGGCCGACCAGGAGGGCTCGGCGTTCACCACGCCGAGCGGTACCACCGGCCAGACCCCGCTGCCCGCTCCCGTCGGCGCGACGGCGCTGAGCGTCGCCTTCACCCCGCCGCACGGCATCCCCGCCGTCAGCCTCACCAAGGAAGCCCCTTGGCAGGACCGGATGCGGACCATGCTGCGGATGCCGGTCCACGAGCGCCCGGTCCCAGAGCGCCCGGACCGCGGTGACGAGGAGACCGGCCCGGCCGTCCCCCGCGTACTCGACCTGACGCTGCGTATCGGCGAGATCCTGCTCGCCGGCGGTGAGGGCGCCGAGGACGTCGAGGCCGCGATGTTCGGTGTCGCGCACGCCTACGGGCTGGAGCGGGTCGAGCCGACCGTCACCTTCACCCTGCTGTCGATCTCCTACCAGCCGTCGCTGGTCGACGACCCGGTCACGGCCAGCCGGACGGTACGGCGCCGCGGCGTCGACTACACCCGGCTGTCCGCGGTCTTCCGGCTCGTCGACGACATCGCCTCCGAAGGCATCACTCTCGAAGAGGCCTACCGCGGCCTCGCCGAGATCCGCCGTAACCGCCACCCGTACCCGAGCTGGGCGCTGACGGTTGCCTCCGGGCTGCTGTCCGGTGCCGCATCGATGCTGGTCGGCGGCGGGATGCTGGTGTTCGTCGCGGCCGCGGTGGGCTCGATGCTCGGCGACCGGCTGGCCTGGCTCGCGTCCGGGCGCGGGCTGCCGGAGTTCTACCAGTTCGTGGTCGCCGCGATGCCGCCCGCCGCGGTGGGGCTCGCTTTCGCTCTGGCGCACGCCGATGTGCAGGCGTCCGCGGTGATCACCGGTGGACTGTTCGCGCTGATCCCGGGGCGGGCGCTGGTCGCCGGTGTCCACGACGGGCTGACCGGCTACTACATCACCGCCGCCGCCCGTCTGCTGGAGGTCGGCTACCTCATCGTCGGCATCGTCGTCGGCGTCCTCAGCGTGCTCTACATCGGACTCCAGCTGAAACCCGGCCTCCGGACGCTCAACCCCGAGGAGTCGCTGGGGGCGTACAACGAGCCGGTGGTCCAGATCACCGCGTCCATGCTGCTGGCGCTGGCGTTCTGTGTGCTGCTCCAGCAGGAACGTCACACCGTGGCGTTTGCGACCCTGAACGGCGGCGTCGCCTGGGTGGTCTACGGCGCCCTGCGCTACGTCGCCGGCATAAACCCGGTGCCCGCCACCGCGATCGGGGCCGGACTGGTCGGTCTCTTCGGCCAGTTGCTCTCCCGTTACCGCTATGCGTCGGCCCTGCCGTACGTCACCGCGGCCATCGGCCCGCTGCTGCCCGGTAGTGCCACGTACTTCGGGCTGCTCAACTTCGCCCAGGGCCACCTGCCGGAGGGCCTCACCTCGCTGGTGCAGGCCGCCTCGCTGGCGCTCGCCATCGCCGTGGGAGTCAACCTCGGTGCCGAGGTCGCCCGGCTCTTCCTGCGTACGCCCGGTATCGAGGAGGCCGCCGGCGGCCGCCGCGCCGCCAAGCGCACCCGCGGGTTCTAG
- the leuE gene encoding leucine efflux protein LeuE: MLGITDLPTYLAGLALIILLPGPNSLYVVSVAARRGPRVAYRAAAGVLCGDTVLMTLSAGGVASLLQTTPVLFAVVKFAGAGYLTWLAVGMLRGAWALWRGREARRAEERGERASEAPKEAVERPYRRALVVSLLNPKAILFFISFFVQFVDPSYAHPVLSFLTLGAWAQLFSFTYLSVLIFSGTFLAATFRRRKRLTAGLSAGAGAAFLGFAAKLSLASTS, encoded by the coding sequence ATGCTGGGGATAACGGATCTGCCGACGTATCTGGCGGGGCTCGCGCTGATCATTCTGCTGCCGGGTCCGAATTCGCTGTACGTCGTGTCGGTGGCGGCCCGCCGCGGTCCGCGGGTGGCGTACCGGGCGGCGGCCGGGGTGCTGTGCGGTGACACGGTGCTGATGACGCTGTCGGCGGGCGGTGTGGCCTCGCTGCTGCAGACCACCCCGGTGCTGTTCGCCGTGGTCAAGTTCGCCGGTGCGGGCTATCTGACGTGGCTGGCGGTGGGGATGCTGCGCGGCGCGTGGGCGCTGTGGCGCGGCCGGGAGGCCCGCCGGGCCGAGGAGCGGGGCGAGAGGGCGTCCGAGGCGCCGAAGGAGGCCGTGGAGCGGCCGTACCGCCGGGCGCTGGTGGTCAGTCTGCTCAACCCGAAGGCGATTCTGTTCTTCATCTCCTTCTTCGTGCAGTTCGTGGACCCGTCCTATGCCCATCCGGTGCTGTCGTTCCTGACGCTGGGCGCCTGGGCGCAGCTGTTCAGCTTCACGTATCTGTCGGTGCTGATCTTCAGCGGGACGTTTCTGGCGGCGACCTTCCGGCGCCGCAAGCGGCTGACCGCCGGGCTGTCCGCGGGCGCCGGTGCGGCGTTCCTCGGTTTCGCGGCGAAGCTGTCGCTGGCCAGTACGAGCTGA
- a CDS encoding YbjQ family protein, with protein MGIEEYGGGQQAQSDVLVVTTNDVPGFHVERVIGEVFGLTVRSRHLGSQIGAGLKSMIGGELRGLTKTLVETRNQAMERLVDQARSRGANAVLMFRFDVTEAADVGTEVCAYGTAVVLSPQG; from the coding sequence ATGGGCATCGAGGAGTACGGCGGTGGGCAGCAGGCGCAGTCCGACGTCCTGGTGGTGACGACCAACGACGTCCCGGGGTTTCACGTGGAACGGGTGATCGGCGAGGTCTTCGGCCTGACGGTGCGCTCCCGGCACCTCGGCAGCCAGATCGGCGCGGGCCTGAAGTCGATGATCGGCGGCGAGCTGCGGGGCCTGACCAAGACCCTGGTGGAGACCCGTAACCAGGCGATGGAACGGCTGGTGGACCAGGCCCGCTCGCGCGGTGCGAACGCGGTGCTGATGTTCCGCTTCGATGTCACGGAGGCCGCTGACGTGGGCACCGAGGTGTGCGCCTACGGAACGGCCGTGGTGCTCTCCCCGCAGGGCTGA
- a CDS encoding DedA family protein: MNTLALGPQWLDPDYLIATFGLIGVLVIVFAESGLLIGFFLPGDSLLFTTGLLVTTDKLDKPLWLVCSLIVLAAVLGDQAGYLFGRKVGPSLFKRPDSRLFKQENVEKAHEFFEKHGPKSLILARFVPIVRTFTPIIAGVSRMNYRSFITFNLIGGALWGAGVTLLGASLGKIEFVHKNIEMILVAIVLISVVPIAIEYLRARGKAKKEQPAPPVDRPHSPAADTRRGRHAKR, from the coding sequence GTGAATACTCTCGCGCTCGGCCCCCAGTGGCTGGACCCGGACTATCTCATCGCGACATTCGGCCTGATCGGCGTCCTGGTCATCGTCTTCGCCGAGTCCGGCCTGCTGATCGGCTTCTTCCTGCCGGGCGACTCCCTGCTGTTCACCACCGGTCTGCTGGTGACGACGGACAAGCTCGACAAGCCGCTGTGGCTGGTGTGCTCGCTGATCGTGCTGGCCGCGGTCCTCGGCGACCAGGCCGGCTATCTCTTCGGCCGCAAGGTCGGTCCCTCGCTCTTCAAGCGCCCCGACTCCCGGCTCTTCAAGCAGGAGAACGTCGAGAAGGCGCATGAGTTCTTCGAGAAGCACGGCCCCAAGTCGCTGATCCTGGCTCGCTTCGTGCCGATCGTGCGCACTTTCACGCCGATCATCGCCGGTGTGAGCCGGATGAACTACCGCTCCTTCATCACCTTCAACCTCATCGGCGGCGCCCTGTGGGGCGCCGGGGTCACGCTCCTCGGGGCGTCACTGGGCAAGATCGAGTTCGTCCACAAGAACATCGAGATGATCCTGGTCGCGATCGTGCTGATCTCGGTCGTGCCGATCGCCATCGAGTACCTCCGCGCCCGCGGCAAGGCCAAGAAGGAGCAGCCCGCCCCGCCCGTGGACCGCCCCCACAGCCCCGCCGCCGACACCCGCCGCGGCCGCCACGCCAAGCGCTGA
- a CDS encoding glutamate decarboxylase produces the protein MTLHKGASPSDRKQSGHPVNPFYGEADPIAGMETSPPRHALPDGPLSPHTAYQFVHDELMLDGNSRLNLATFVTTWMEPQAAVLMAECRDKNMIDKDEYPRTAELEKRCVAMLADLWHAPDPAAAVGCSTTGSSEACMLAGMALKRRWMQRNQDRYPGKARPNLIMGANVQVCWEKFCNFWEVEARTVPMEGDRFHLDAPSAAALCDENTIGVVAILGSTFDGSYEPVAEICAALDEVQRQHGWDIPVHVDGASGAMIAPFLDPELVWDFRLPRVASINTSGHKYGLVYPGVGWALWRDTDALPEELVFRVNYLGGDMPTFALNFSRPGAQVAAQYYTFLRLGRAGFRAVQQATRDVARSMAERIGALDDFTLLTQGDQLPVFAFTTAGHVTAFDVFDVSRRLKERGWLIPAYTFPENREDLSVLRVVCRNGFSLDLADLFLADLEALLPELRDQPGPMQRPESVATAFHH, from the coding sequence ATGACTCTGCACAAAGGCGCATCGCCATCCGACCGTAAGCAGTCCGGGCATCCGGTCAACCCCTTCTACGGCGAGGCCGATCCGATCGCCGGAATGGAGACCTCGCCACCACGGCACGCCCTGCCCGACGGCCCCCTCTCCCCGCACACCGCCTATCAGTTCGTGCACGACGAGCTGATGCTGGACGGCAACTCCCGGCTGAATCTGGCGACGTTCGTGACGACCTGGATGGAGCCCCAGGCCGCCGTGCTGATGGCGGAATGCCGGGACAAGAACATGATCGACAAGGACGAGTACCCGCGCACCGCCGAACTGGAGAAGCGCTGTGTGGCGATGCTCGCCGACCTGTGGCACGCCCCCGACCCGGCCGCCGCCGTGGGCTGCTCCACCACAGGGTCGAGCGAGGCGTGCATGCTCGCCGGGATGGCCCTCAAGCGCCGCTGGATGCAGAGAAACCAGGACCGGTATCCGGGAAAGGCCCGGCCGAACCTCATCATGGGCGCCAATGTCCAGGTCTGCTGGGAGAAGTTCTGCAACTTCTGGGAGGTCGAGGCCCGTACGGTCCCGATGGAGGGCGACCGCTTCCATCTGGACGCGCCCTCCGCCGCCGCACTGTGCGACGAGAACACCATCGGCGTGGTGGCGATCCTCGGCTCGACCTTCGACGGGTCGTACGAGCCGGTGGCCGAGATCTGCGCGGCGCTCGACGAGGTCCAGCGGCAGCACGGCTGGGACATCCCGGTCCATGTGGACGGCGCGTCCGGCGCCATGATCGCCCCGTTCCTCGACCCGGAGCTGGTCTGGGACTTCCGGCTCCCCCGGGTCGCCTCCATCAACACCTCGGGGCACAAATACGGCCTCGTCTACCCGGGCGTCGGCTGGGCGCTGTGGCGCGACACCGACGCACTACCGGAGGAGCTGGTCTTCCGGGTCAACTACCTGGGCGGCGATATGCCGACCTTCGCCCTCAACTTCTCCCGCCCCGGCGCACAGGTCGCCGCGCAGTACTACACCTTTCTGCGGCTCGGCCGGGCCGGCTTCCGCGCCGTACAGCAGGCCACCCGGGACGTGGCCCGCTCGATGGCCGAACGGATCGGCGCGCTGGACGACTTCACCCTGCTGACCCAGGGCGACCAGCTGCCGGTCTTCGCCTTCACCACCGCCGGCCATGTCACCGCCTTCGACGTCTTCGATGTCTCCCGGCGGCTGAAGGAGCGCGGCTGGCTGATCCCCGCCTACACCTTCCCGGAGAACCGCGAGGACCTCTCCGTCCTACGGGTGGTCTGCCGCAACGGCTTCTCCCTGGACCTCGCCGATCTGTTCCTCGCCGACCTGGAGGCACTGCTGCCCGAACTCCGGGACCAGCCCGGCCCGATGCAGCGCCCGGAGAGCGTCGCGACGGCCTTCCATCACTGA
- the dacB gene encoding D-alanyl-D-alanine carboxypeptidase/D-alanyl-D-alanine-endopeptidase yields the protein MPETGKWQVRWQSAVRSARSASRAAVRSAQTAVDATQQAWHATPRHTQQTWRLTAVSAATGLAVAIVAVAASGPWDSGQRTAERAEAAAMDGASGEHHAQAPRPAPSAPPVLPALGGRVPGPAGRGAAPAPTDAGLADALAPLLKDPALGPLRTASVLDVAAGREVFGDGQGKAATPASTVKLATAVAALSARGPDHRIDTTVVLAGKNRLILVGGGDPTLTARAPRPGAGEQPANLRTLADATARALKKRHLAKISLGYDTSAYTGPTEHPIGPNENIAPVTALMTDEARLDDSEHGTAPRDADPARTAAHTFADLLHDRGITVDGDPSGAKAPKKPDRIAAVHSLPLSALVERMLTYSDNDIAEALARQTALATRRPASFTGAGKAVRTALQREHLPLSGAVFEDGSGLDRDDKVTAALLSRLLLHASSPDHPALRPVVTGLPVAAFTGTLSNRYRGQSAGAGAVRAKTGTLTGVNTLAGTVVDADGRLLVFSFMTTGTTDPQGAQEALDKLASAVANCGCR from the coding sequence GTGCCGGAGACCGGAAAGTGGCAGGTCAGATGGCAGTCGGCGGTGCGGTCCGCGCGGTCGGCTTCCCGCGCGGCGGTCCGGTCGGCACAGACGGCGGTCGACGCCACGCAGCAGGCATGGCACGCCACACCGCGCCATACCCAGCAGACCTGGCGGCTGACGGCGGTCTCCGCAGCCACCGGCCTCGCGGTCGCGATCGTCGCGGTGGCGGCGTCCGGCCCGTGGGACTCGGGTCAGCGTACGGCGGAGCGGGCGGAGGCGGCCGCCATGGACGGCGCCAGTGGCGAGCATCACGCGCAGGCCCCCCGGCCGGCGCCCAGCGCACCGCCCGTACTGCCCGCGCTCGGCGGCCGCGTACCCGGTCCCGCGGGCCGTGGCGCGGCGCCCGCACCCACCGACGCGGGGCTGGCCGACGCGCTCGCCCCGCTGCTGAAGGACCCGGCACTCGGCCCGCTGCGGACCGCGTCCGTCCTGGACGTGGCCGCGGGCCGGGAGGTCTTCGGCGACGGACAGGGAAAGGCCGCCACCCCCGCCTCCACAGTCAAGCTCGCCACCGCCGTCGCCGCGCTCTCCGCCCGCGGCCCCGACCACCGCATCGACACCACCGTCGTCCTGGCCGGAAAGAACCGCCTCATCCTGGTCGGCGGCGGCGACCCCACCCTCACCGCCCGCGCCCCGCGCCCCGGCGCCGGGGAGCAGCCCGCGAACCTGCGCACCCTCGCCGACGCCACCGCCCGCGCCCTCAAGAAGCGCCACCTCGCCAAGATCAGCCTGGGTTACGACACCTCCGCCTACACGGGCCCCACCGAGCACCCCATCGGCCCGAACGAGAACATCGCCCCGGTCACCGCGCTGATGACCGACGAGGCCCGCCTCGACGACTCCGAGCACGGCACCGCCCCCCGCGACGCCGACCCGGCCCGCACCGCCGCCCACACCTTCGCCGATCTGCTCCACGACCGCGGCATCACCGTCGACGGTGACCCCTCCGGCGCCAAGGCCCCCAAGAAGCCCGACCGGATCGCCGCCGTCCACTCCCTCCCCCTGTCCGCGCTCGTCGAGCGGATGCTCACCTACAGCGACAACGACATCGCCGAGGCACTGGCCCGCCAGACCGCCCTCGCCACCCGCCGGCCGGCCAGCTTCACCGGCGCCGGAAAGGCCGTCCGCACCGCCCTCCAGCGCGAGCACCTCCCGCTGTCCGGCGCCGTCTTCGAGGACGGCAGCGGCCTGGACCGCGACGACAAGGTCACCGCCGCCCTGCTCTCCCGCCTCCTGCTGCACGCCTCGTCCCCCGACCACCCGGCCCTGCGCCCCGTCGTCACGGGCCTCCCGGTGGCCGCCTTCACCGGCACCCTCAGCAACCGCTACCGGGGCCAGAGCGCCGGCGCCGGCGCCGTACGCGCCAAGACCGGCACCCTCACCGGCGTGAACACCCTGGCCGGCACCGTCGTGGACGCCGACGGCCGCCTCCTCGTCTTCTCCTTCATGACCACCGGCACCACCGACCCCCAAGGCGCCCAAGAGGCCCTGGACAAACTCGCGTCAGCAGTGGCCAATTGCGGCTGCCGCTGA
- a CDS encoding inorganic diphosphatase encodes MEFDVTIEIPKGSRNKYEVDHETGRIRLDRRLFTSTSYPADYGFVENTLGEDGDPLDALVILDEPTFPGCLIKCRAIGMFRMTDEAGGDDKLLCVPASDPRVEHLRDIHHVSEFDRLEIQHFFEVYKDLEPGKSVEGANWVGRTEAEAEIEASFKRLEAQGGAH; translated from the coding sequence GTGGAGTTCGACGTCACCATCGAGATCCCGAAGGGTTCGCGGAACAAGTACGAGGTGGACCACGAGACCGGTCGGATCCGCCTGGACCGTCGACTCTTCACCTCGACCAGCTACCCGGCCGACTACGGCTTTGTCGAGAACACCCTGGGCGAGGACGGCGACCCGCTGGACGCGCTGGTCATCCTGGACGAGCCGACCTTCCCCGGCTGCCTCATCAAGTGCCGCGCCATCGGCATGTTCCGGATGACGGACGAGGCCGGCGGCGACGACAAGCTGCTGTGCGTGCCCGCGTCCGACCCGCGTGTGGAGCACCTGCGGGACATCCACCACGTGTCGGAGTTCGACCGCCTGGAGATCCAGCACTTCTTCGAGGTCTACAAGGACCTGGAGCCCGGTAAGTCCGTCGAGGGCGCCAACTGGGTCGGCCGCACCGAGGCCGAGGCGGAGATCGAGGCCTCGTTCAAGCGCCTTGAGGCGCAGGGCGGCGCGCACTGA